Part of the Bacteroidia bacterium genome is shown below.
ATAGCCCAGTGCGTAGCGAAGCGAAGCACCGAAGCGTGAGCGTAGCCCGAAGCACGCCGACCTTGTGGGCATGAGCGCAAGCGAAATGCCCACAAGGGCACGCCCAAAAAATTTTATCAAAAACGTATATCCAAAGTAATGAAGTAGTTCAAAGTAGCTTGGGGAAAGTAAAAAGGTATGTCAGTTTGTACATCGCCGTTAGCTGTGCGAGTAATAAAACTATATGTGTAGCCGTTCATACTGTAATGTGTGTTTGTAAAGTTATTGACGTTCAATTTGAGCAAATATTTGCCATGTTTAAGCCATTTGTCCAAATAAATGCCCCCCGCAAAGTCTGCATAGAAAAAGCCTGGAATGGTTAAATTTTCATTAGAAGTGTTGTCCAAGTAGATTTTACTCACGTACTTGCCTGCTACTTCAAAGAATAGCCAACTCTTAGGTACATACCTTACACTTTGAAAACCTATTACACTCGGACTATACGCCGTGTTCGTATTTTTGAACACAACTTTCTTGTTCTCTACAAAATTCCCGAATTCATCTAAAACTGTGTAAAATTGCGTAAACTCCTTGATTTTATTTTGACTAATAGCCATGTTTTGAGTTAAGTAAAGCTTTTGTGCAATTCGCCAAGTCCAATCCCATTCTATTCCTCTGCGAAAACTTTGAGGAGTATTTCGCTTCAAAGCTATACCAATAGCGTTGTATTCACCTGTAGCAACAATTTCATTTCTAAAATTCATATTGTACAAATTGGCTTGCAAAGTGAAATTTTTAGTCTGATAGTTTAGCCCAATTTCAATATCTACGACGCTTTCAGGCTTTACTGCGTCTAACCTAAGTCCGCTGTATGCGCGTTCGCCTAATCCACCGAACATGTCTATGCGCGCAGGTTCGCGCGTGGTCATACCTATGGAAGAATATACACTAATTTGCTTGTTTATTTCGTATCTAACACCTGCTTTGGGATTGAAAAACGTCCAAGAAATAGGATCTACCTTAAAGGTATCCCTCAAAATAGGAAAGTCTTTGGCAAGGTAACGAAAAGAAGCATTCCGAATTTGTGCATCGCCATAAATTAACAATTTGCCAAAAGCGCGCTGCGCTTTAATGAAAGCACTCATGTCTGTTTTATATCCTGTATTCTCATATACTCTGTGCTTGGGGAGAGTACCCGGTGGGAGTAGTTCTGCATTGAGAATATCTTGTAAATGTGTACCTGAATGCGTATTACCGTGTACGCCCAAGATAAACTTGTTTAGACTATCTTCATAGATAGCATTTGCCATAGCACCATAGGTATCTAAAACTAAATCGTACGTACAGAGAGCTTTATCTATACCTGTAATTGTATCCGTAGGAGTGATGATATTAGGTAAATTTAGACTTTCAAAAGTGGGATTATACACAAATGTACGGTAGCCCCCTCGCCCTTGTATGTAATACGGAGATGCACTTAAACGTATGCGATTATTGATTTTCTGCTCATATTGAAGTTGATAAAAGTTTTGCATAAACACGTCTTCATCATATCGTGTAAGGGGATTATAGCGCCTATTTGTGTCTAAGGTTTTTTTGTCTATGGCTAAATAAGCCAACTTAGATTGTTCTTTACCTCCAAAGAAGTTAAATTTGAGCACGCTATTTTTACCAAAATAGCCCCCGCTAAACATGTAACTGTTAATGTTTGAACCTGAATTTTGGCGATAGCCATCTGTGTAGGTGTTAGAGAATCGCCCGTAGAAAGCAAATTTATTTTTAAGTAGACCTGTATGGTATTCCGCTGTGGCGCGTTTGCTATTGAACGAACCGTAACCTAATTGAACATTAAACGCTGGATCATGCAATAGATCTTGAGTTACATAGTTGATAGAGCCTCCATAAGATGCAGCGCCATTTGAAGAAGTACCTACCCCGCGCTGAATTTGAATACTTTGCAAACTATTGAGAATATCAGTGATATTGACAGAGATAACCCACAGGTTTTCACCGTCATTGTAGGGAATACCGTTGATAGTAGTGTTGATACGAGATTGATCCATACCGCGAATGCGCA
Proteins encoded:
- a CDS encoding TonB-dependent receptor, which codes for MYILGLILNLITFSITGIVQDAENQQPVAGAVVSILETEESTTTDEKGQYGLYNLDPGTYTVQVQMLGYQTTKQTVVIKNENVVANFLLNPLNIMKEEVVVEGIRADEKAPFTQQVITQKQIEQVHYGQDLPAFLNRTTAATFYSDNGTGIGYQFLRIRGMDQSRINTTINGIPYNDGENLWVISVNITDILNSLQSIQIQRGVGTSSNGAASYGGSINYVTQDLLHDPAFNVQLGYGSFNSKRATAEYHTGLLKNKFAFYGRFSNTYTDGYRQNSGSNINSYMFSGGYFGKNSVLKFNFFGGKEQSKLAYLAIDKKTLDTNRRYNPLTRYDEDVFMQNFYQLQYEQKINNRIRLSASPYYIQGRGGYRTFVYNPTFESLNLPNIITPTDTITGIDKALCTYDLVLDTYGAMANAIYEDSLNKFILGVHGNTHSGTHLQDILNAELLPPGTLPKHRVYENTGYKTDMSAFIKAQRAFGKLLIYGDAQIRNASFRYLAKDFPILRDTFKVDPISWTFFNPKAGVRYEINKQISVYSSIGMTTREPARIDMFGGLGERAYSGLRLDAVKPESVVDIEIGLNYQTKNFTLQANLYNMNFRNEIVATGEYNAIGIALKRNTPQSFRRGIEWDWTWRIAQKLYLTQNMAISQNKIKEFTQFYTVLDEFGNFVENKKVVFKNTNTAYSPSVIGFQSVRYVPKSWLFFEVAGKYVSKIYLDNTSNENLTIPGFFYADFAGGIYLDKWLKHGKYLLKLNVNNFTNTHYSMNGYTYSFITRTANGDVQTDIPFYFPQATLNYFITLDIRF